A region of Blattabacterium cuenoti STAT DNA encodes the following proteins:
- a CDS encoding 50S ribosomal protein L25, translated as MKYVNIYGNKREIGKKASRLIRLSGKVPCILYGKNINIPFSTSLESLKKIIYTSEIYVVILKIEDFDKSIKTIRKEIQFDPVNDKILHVDFYEIDQYKPILLEIPVKTVGRPIGVEKGGEFYSFIRKLKIKANLCDIPIHIEINISSLDIGDRIIVENLYNDKYTILAPPHTLIARVKNSRIVKNTQEEENKKEKEKEGKEK; from the coding sequence ATGAAATATGTCAATATATACGGAAATAAAAGAGAAATTGGAAAAAAAGCATCTCGTCTTATTCGACTTTCTGGAAAAGTTCCATGTATTTTATATGGAAAGAATATAAATATTCCATTTTCTACTTCATTAGAAAGTTTAAAAAAAATAATATATACTTCAGAAATTTATGTCGTTATTCTTAAAATAGAGGATTTTGATAAAAGCATCAAAACCATTCGAAAGGAGATACAATTTGATCCTGTTAATGATAAAATACTACATGTCGATTTTTACGAAATAGATCAATATAAACCTATTTTATTAGAAATACCTGTAAAGACTGTTGGTAGACCTATTGGAGTCGAAAAAGGTGGAGAATTTTATTCTTTTATTAGAAAATTAAAAATAAAAGCAAATTTATGTGATATTCCAATACACATTGAAATTAATATTAGTTCTTTAGATATAGGAGATAGAATTATCGTAGAAAATTTATATAATGATAAATATACTATTTTAGCCCCTCCTCATACTTTAATAGCAAGAGTAAAAAATTCCCGTATAGTGAAAAATACTCAAGAAGAAGAAAATAAAAAAGAAAAAGAAAAAGAAGGAAAAGAAAAATAA
- the thrC gene encoding threonine synthase, with product MLYYSLKNYKKLVSFEDAVLTGLSPDGGLYMPQYIPKLGSKFFQEFLIYDNYTISMFIIKPYIGKYIPKKILDEIIHDTLSFSFPLKNIHDNIHVLELFHGPTLAFKDVGAKFMAGCLSFFSEKIGKNVTVLVATSGDTGGAVANGFYKKPGIEVIILYPHNGISSIQQKQIASLGDNIYALEIYGNFDDCQNMVKKAFLDQEIKKKYMLTSANSINIGRWLPQMFYYFLAYKKIIVNKNPIELIFSVPSGNFGNICAGMIAEKMGLPIKFFIASTNINDTIPRFLKSEEYNPIPVKKTISNAMDISNPSNFSRIWHLYKKNIFQLRKKLFSYKFTDKETLDIIKKTWKKYNYMLDPHGAIGYLGIIKYLKKQNKINNISEPFIFLETAHPIKFLDHMPLCLKQKIVPDQELDFFLRKKNKIKKISLSNNFSVFKNWLLERK from the coding sequence ATGTTATATTATAGTTTAAAAAATTATAAAAAATTAGTCTCTTTTGAAGATGCAGTTTTAACAGGTTTATCACCTGATGGTGGTTTGTATATGCCTCAATATATTCCTAAACTAGGATCAAAATTTTTTCAAGAATTTTTAATTTATGATAATTATACGATTTCCATGTTTATTATCAAACCTTATATTGGAAAATATATTCCAAAAAAAATTTTGGATGAGATTATTCATGATACTTTAAGTTTTTCTTTTCCATTGAAAAATATACATGATAATATTCACGTATTAGAGTTATTTCATGGACCTACTTTAGCTTTTAAAGATGTAGGAGCTAAATTTATGGCAGGATGTTTAAGTTTTTTTTCTGAAAAAATAGGAAAAAATGTAACGGTTTTAGTTGCCACTTCAGGAGATACTGGAGGTGCTGTAGCTAATGGTTTTTATAAAAAACCTGGAATAGAAGTTATTATTTTATATCCACATAATGGAATCAGTTCTATTCAACAGAAACAAATTGCTTCATTGGGAGATAATATTTATGCTTTAGAAATCTATGGGAATTTTGATGATTGTCAAAATATGGTAAAAAAAGCTTTTTTAGATCAAGAAATAAAAAAGAAATATATGTTAACTTCTGCAAATTCTATCAATATAGGAAGATGGCTTCCTCAAATGTTTTATTATTTTTTAGCTTACAAGAAAATAATTGTTAATAAAAACCCTATAGAATTAATTTTTTCAGTTCCTAGTGGAAATTTTGGAAATATTTGTGCAGGAATGATAGCGGAAAAAATGGGATTACCTATAAAATTTTTTATTGCATCTACAAATATAAATGATACTATACCTAGATTTTTAAAATCTGAAGAGTATAATCCTATTCCAGTAAAAAAAACTATATCGAATGCTATGGATATATCTAATCCTAGTAATTTTTCTAGAATATGGCATTTATATAAAAAAAATATATTTCAATTAAGAAAAAAACTTTTTTCCTATAAATTTACAGATAAAGAAACCTTAGATATTATAAAAAAAACATGGAAAAAATATAATTATATGTTAGATCCACATGGAGCTATTGGTTATTTAGGAATTATAAAATATTTAAAAAAACAAAATAAAATTAATAATATTTCAGAACCATTTATTTTTCTTGAAACTGCTCATCCTATCAAATTTTTAGATCATATGCCGCTTTGTTTAAAACAAAAAATTGTTCCGGATCAAGAATTAGATTTTTTTTTGAGAAAAAAAAACAAAATAAAAAAAATATCTTTATCCAACAATTTTAGTGTTTTTAAAAACTGGTTATTAGAAAGAAAATAA
- a CDS encoding DedA family protein — protein MSNFWDFFKHLFNPRWIFLYFGNTALFVLLAIVFAETGFFIGFFLPGDSLLFTAGIFGEDLCKNFYNVPFFVIILIVSCVAILGNMQGYWLGYKSGKLLYNRKDSFFFKKKYLISAKIFYNKYKTTALIISRFLPIFRSFAPIVAGAIRVDFKKFMIYNIIGAFAWTFSIMLAGHYLDKKFPELKNHLEWIILLIILMTTLPVFFKLRVSKNKKKKILI, from the coding sequence ATGTCAAATTTTTGGGATTTTTTTAAACATTTATTTAATCCTAGATGGATATTTTTATATTTCGGAAATACAGCGTTATTTGTTCTTTTAGCTATTGTATTTGCGGAAACAGGATTTTTTATCGGTTTTTTTTTACCTGGAGATTCTTTATTATTTACTGCCGGAATTTTTGGAGAAGATTTATGCAAGAATTTTTATAATGTTCCTTTTTTTGTAATTATTTTAATTGTATCATGTGTGGCTATTCTTGGAAATATGCAAGGATATTGGCTAGGATACAAATCTGGAAAACTATTGTACAATAGAAAAGATTCCTTTTTTTTTAAAAAAAAATATTTGATTTCGGCAAAAATATTTTATAATAAATATAAAACAACTGCTCTTATCATAAGTCGTTTTCTTCCCATATTTCGATCTTTTGCTCCTATTGTAGCAGGAGCAATTCGCGTAGATTTTAAAAAGTTTATGATATATAATATCATTGGAGCATTTGCTTGGACTTTTTCTATCATGTTAGCTGGGCATTATTTAGATAAAAAATTTCCGGAATTAAAAAATCATCTTGAATGGATTATTTTATTGATTATATTAATGACAACTTTACCAGTTTTTTTTAAACTGAGAGTTAGTAAAAATAAAAAGAAAAAAATACTTATATAA
- a CDS encoding homoserine kinase, whose product MKGIKIFSPATIANLVCGFDVIGLALDFPKDEIYLYKTNNPGIHIHRIYKSSLPNDPMKNSAFAALQALLKKYQKIQINEEEKIGFKIELIKNIRPGSGIGSSAASAAGVVYGANVLLGNPFNTIQLIRFAMEGERIASGIAHADNVAPAIMGGVTLIRSYNPLDITKLHSPNQLWVSIIHPQIEVKTSDAREILKQKILMTDAIKQWGNVGALVAGLYREDYELISRSLEDVIVEPIRAILIPYFYELQIKCKEIGALGGGISGSGPSVFMLSKGNYTAKKVIEVMNQVYSPLQVDYKTYISPINLQGIKWSEIF is encoded by the coding sequence ATGAAGGGAATTAAAATATTTTCACCAGCTACTATAGCTAATTTGGTTTGTGGATTTGATGTTATTGGTTTAGCTTTAGATTTTCCTAAAGATGAAATTTATTTATATAAAACTAATAATCCAGGAATACATATCCATAGAATATATAAATCATCATTACCTAATGATCCAATGAAAAATTCAGCTTTTGCGGCTTTACAAGCATTATTAAAAAAATATCAAAAAATACAAATTAATGAAGAAGAAAAAATAGGATTTAAAATTGAATTGATTAAAAATATTCGTCCTGGAAGTGGAATAGGTTCTAGTGCTGCTAGTGCAGCTGGTGTTGTTTATGGAGCTAACGTTTTATTGGGAAACCCCTTTAATACCATACAATTAATCCGTTTTGCTATGGAAGGAGAACGTATAGCAAGTGGAATAGCTCATGCTGATAATGTTGCTCCTGCTATTATGGGAGGAGTTACATTAATTAGAAGTTATAATCCATTGGATATTACTAAATTACATAGTCCTAATCAATTATGGGTGAGTATTATACATCCACAAATTGAAGTCAAAACATCAGATGCTAGAGAAATTTTAAAACAAAAAATATTGATGACAGATGCCATTAAACAATGGGGAAATGTGGGTGCATTAGTAGCAGGTTTATACCGAGAAGATTATGAATTAATAAGTAGATCATTGGAAGATGTTATTGTAGAACCTATACGGGCAATATTAATCCCTTATTTTTATGAATTACAAATAAAATGCAAAGAAATAGGAGCCTTAGGTGGGGGAATTTCTGGATCAGGGCCCTCTGTTTTCATGCTTAGCAAAGGAAATTACACAGCAAAAAAAGTTATTGAAGTCATGAATCAAGTTTATTCTCCATTACAAGTTGATTATAAAACCTATATCTCTCCTATCAACTTACAAGGTATCAAGTGGAGTGAAATATTTTAA
- the thrA gene encoding bifunctional aspartate kinase/homoserine dehydrogenase I codes for MQVLKFGGSSVAHSDAIKRICSLLEQKPKGRYAIVVSALENITDQLIQCGQLASKRRNIYKNILEKIEIRHLNIIRELFPITYQSHLISWIKKNINDLENLCDGVFQVKELSKRSLDKIMSFGELSSSFLIAEKLKESGLDASCKDSRDLIITDSQFGCAQVDFTTSNHHIIQFFRKKTSEYIVLPGFISSTLKNETTTLGRGGSDYTASILAAAISANLLEIWTDVSGLMTANPKIVNQAFPIKEISYEEAMELSHFGAKVIYPPTIHPAMKKHIPIQIKNTFSPKDPGTLIYINKNVNISQPVTGISGIQNMALLTLEGSGMVGIPGYSKRLFEALLREKINVIFITQSSSEHSITTGIHEMDVIKAKTVIDNEFSKEIYQKRLDPLRIEKDLCIIAVVGENMKNLHGTSGKMFSALGRNSINVRAIAQGSTEKNISAVIKKYDFKKALNTLHEAFFESPPKQINLFICGVGKVGSKLMEQIDQQKNYLLEELKLQVRVIGLANSKKMYFDNNHGINLNDWKKNLIQKGISMNIFSFMEKVWKFNLRNSLFVDNTASEKMAMTYDKFLKNGIGVITCNKIACSSNYDHYKRLKTLSRHFKAPFLFETNVGASLPVISTLNDLINSGDKINKIEAVLSGSLNFIFNHFLGKKSFLEVVKEAQLKGYTEPDPRIDLSGLDVMRKILILARECGTILELSDIHQKSFLPETCSISNSIEEFYQKLHKCKNYFFKIRNKAEKNKKRLRFVARYENGKASVGLESVKQIHPFFQLEGKDNMVLYNTYRYSEQPLIIKGAGAGAEVTASGVFSDIIKATK; via the coding sequence ATGCAAGTTTTAAAATTTGGGGGGAGTTCCGTAGCTCATTCTGATGCAATAAAACGTATTTGTTCTTTGCTAGAACAAAAACCAAAAGGAAGATATGCAATTGTTGTATCTGCATTAGAAAATATTACGGACCAATTAATACAATGTGGTCAATTAGCTTCTAAAAGAAGAAATATTTATAAAAATATATTAGAAAAAATAGAAATTAGACATCTTAACATCATAAGAGAATTATTTCCTATTACTTATCAAAGCCACTTAATAAGTTGGATTAAAAAAAATATAAATGATTTAGAAAATTTATGTGATGGTGTTTTTCAAGTAAAAGAACTTTCAAAACGTTCTCTAGATAAAATTATGAGTTTTGGAGAATTAAGTTCTTCTTTTCTTATTGCAGAAAAATTGAAAGAATCTGGATTAGATGCATCCTGTAAAGATAGTAGAGATTTAATTATTACAGATTCTCAATTTGGATGTGCACAAGTAGATTTTACAACAAGTAATCATCATATTATTCAGTTTTTTCGTAAAAAAACATCAGAATATATCGTTTTACCAGGATTTATAAGTTCTACGTTAAAAAATGAAACCACAACACTTGGAAGAGGGGGTTCTGATTATACTGCTTCTATTTTAGCTGCGGCTATATCTGCTAATTTACTGGAAATATGGACGGATGTTAGTGGATTGATGACAGCAAATCCAAAAATAGTGAATCAAGCTTTTCCTATAAAAGAAATTTCTTATGAAGAAGCAATGGAATTATCTCATTTTGGAGCAAAAGTTATTTATCCTCCTACGATTCATCCCGCTATGAAAAAACATATTCCAATACAAATCAAAAATACTTTTTCGCCTAAAGATCCGGGAACTTTAATTTACATTAATAAAAATGTAAATATTAGTCAACCTGTAACTGGAATATCGGGAATTCAGAATATGGCATTACTTACATTAGAAGGAAGCGGTATGGTAGGAATTCCTGGATATTCTAAACGTTTATTTGAAGCATTGTTACGTGAAAAAATAAATGTAATATTTATAACTCAAAGTTCTTCAGAACATTCCATTACCACAGGAATTCATGAAATGGATGTTATAAAAGCAAAAACTGTAATAGATAACGAATTCTCTAAAGAAATTTATCAGAAGCGTCTTGATCCATTAAGAATAGAAAAAGATCTTTGCATTATCGCTGTAGTAGGAGAAAATATGAAAAACCTTCATGGAACCAGTGGAAAAATGTTTTCTGCTTTAGGAAGAAATAGTATTAATGTTAGAGCGATAGCACAAGGTTCTACTGAAAAAAATATATCAGCTGTTATTAAAAAATATGATTTTAAAAAGGCATTAAATACTTTACATGAAGCTTTTTTTGAAAGTCCACCAAAACAAATTAACCTTTTTATTTGTGGAGTGGGAAAAGTCGGGAGTAAATTAATGGAACAAATTGATCAACAAAAAAATTACTTACTAGAAGAATTAAAACTTCAAGTAAGAGTCATTGGATTAGCAAATAGCAAAAAAATGTATTTTGATAACAATCATGGTATCAATTTAAATGATTGGAAAAAAAATCTAATTCAAAAAGGAATTAGTATGAATATATTTTCCTTTATGGAAAAAGTATGGAAATTTAATCTTAGAAATAGTTTATTTGTTGATAATACAGCTAGCGAAAAAATGGCTATGACCTATGATAAATTTTTAAAAAATGGAATAGGTGTTATTACTTGCAATAAAATAGCTTGTTCATCAAATTATGATCATTATAAAAGATTAAAGACGCTTTCTAGGCATTTTAAAGCTCCATTTCTATTTGAAACTAACGTAGGAGCAAGTCTTCCAGTTATTAGTACACTTAACGATTTAATTAATAGTGGAGATAAAATTAATAAAATAGAAGCTGTATTATCGGGAAGTTTAAATTTTATATTTAATCATTTTTTAGGAAAAAAATCCTTTTTAGAAGTAGTAAAAGAAGCTCAATTAAAAGGATATACAGAACCTGATCCTAGAATCGATTTAAGTGGATTAGATGTTATGAGAAAAATACTAATTTTAGCAAGGGAATGCGGTACTATATTAGAATTAAGTGATATTCATCAAAAATCTTTTCTTCCAGAAACTTGTTCAATTTCAAATTCTATAGAAGAATTTTATCAAAAATTGCATAAATGTAAAAACTATTTTTTTAAAATTAGAAATAAAGCGGAAAAAAATAAAAAACGTTTACGTTTTGTTGCACGTTATGAAAATGGAAAAGCTTCTGTTGGATTAGAATCTGTAAAACAAATTCATCCATTTTTTCAATTAGAAGGAAAAGATAACATGGTTTTATATAATACATATCGTTATTCTGAACAACCTCTTATTATAAAAGGTGCAGGTGCTGGAGCGGAAGTTACTGCATCTGGAGTTTTTTCAGATATAATTAAAGCTACTAAATAA
- a CDS encoding thymidylate synthase: MKQYLNLLKNVLKKGIKRKDRTGVGTVSLFGYQMRFDLEKGFPVLTTKKLNIQSIIYELLWFLKGDTNIQFLRKNKVYIWNKWADDNGELGPIYGFQWRKWPTYDGNFIDQIKNIIKEIKFNPNSRRLIVSSWNVGMIQNMALPPCHLLFQFYVHKKKLSLLLYQRSADIFIGLPFNIASYALLLTMLARVLNLKEKEFIHTIGDAHIYNNHIQQVRLQMKRKPRPLPKMILNPYVKNIFQFRFEDFKLKNYNPFPHIKGDVAV; encoded by the coding sequence ATGAAACAATATTTAAATTTATTGAAAAACGTATTAAAAAAAGGAATAAAAAGAAAAGATCGTACTGGTGTAGGAACAGTAAGTTTATTTGGATATCAAATGAGATTTGATTTAGAAAAGGGGTTTCCTGTTTTAACCACTAAAAAATTAAATATACAATCCATTATTTATGAATTATTATGGTTTTTAAAAGGTGATACAAATATTCAATTTTTAAGAAAAAATAAAGTTTATATTTGGAATAAATGGGCAGATGATAATGGAGAATTAGGTCCTATATATGGGTTTCAATGGAGGAAATGGCCAACATATGATGGAAATTTTATAGATCAAATTAAAAATATCATAAAAGAAATAAAATTTAATCCTAATTCTAGACGTTTAATTGTTTCTTCTTGGAATGTAGGAATGATTCAAAATATGGCGTTACCTCCTTGCCATTTATTATTTCAATTTTATGTACATAAAAAAAAATTATCGTTACTCTTATATCAAAGAAGCGCAGACATTTTTATTGGTTTACCATTTAATATAGCATCTTATGCTTTATTACTTACTATGTTGGCTAGAGTTTTAAATTTAAAAGAAAAAGAGTTTATTCATACTATAGGAGATGCTCATATATATAACAATCATATTCAACAAGTCAGACTTCAAATGAAAAGAAAACCTAGACCACTTCCTAAAATGATTCTCAATCCTTATGTAAAAAATATTTTTCAATTTCGTTTTGAAGATTTTAAGTTAAAAAACTATAATCCTTTTCCTCATATCAAAGGAGATGTCGCTGTTTAA
- a CDS encoding nucleoside deaminase encodes MKIALKEAFIAFHKNEIPIGAVITYQNMVIAKAHNLTETLCNITAHAEILVLNLASNYFKKKYIKKCTLYVTLEPCVMCAGALFWSQIGRVVCGASNSSKRGFLYSGIKLHPQTEFVSGIMKNQCKNLIQEFFFYKRIYKKKRKFI; translated from the coding sequence ATGAAAATAGCTTTAAAAGAAGCTTTTATCGCTTTTCATAAAAATGAAATACCTATAGGCGCCGTAATTACATATCAAAATATGGTTATAGCAAAAGCTCATAATTTAACTGAAACTTTATGTAATATTACTGCACATGCAGAAATATTAGTGCTAAATTTAGCTTCTAATTATTTTAAAAAAAAATATATAAAGAAATGTACTTTATATGTAACCTTAGAACCATGTGTTATGTGTGCGGGAGCCTTATTTTGGTCTCAAATAGGACGAGTTGTTTGTGGAGCTTCTAATTCATCAAAAAGAGGGTTTTTATATTCTGGTATTAAGTTACACCCACAAACAGAATTTGTTTCTGGAATTATGAAAAATCAATGTAAAAATCTTATACAAGAGTTCTTTTTTTATAAAAGAATCTATAAAAAGAAAAGAAAATTTATATAA
- the aroB gene encoding 3-dehydroquinate synthase, with the protein MKTKKRKEFVYFNEKAYDILKNYLFHKVDSVQNIFILVDEKTNKHCLPILLQKINFLKKSNIIKIKSGEKEKNIYTCIQICKHLEKFKATRKSLILNLGGGVITDIGGFVASIFKRGIRFINIPTTLLGMVDASIGYKTGVNLNSIKNEIGTFSIPEFLIVDTYFLKTLPNSEIFSGMAEMFKHGLIADKNFWKQMNQEIQIDNIIIHNNNKWEKLIHKSILIKKKIVDQDPKEKGLRKILNFGHTIGHALESYFMNIKKKILHGIAVSMGIIYESWISLKINGLSLYDYKEIKSTLTALYPIQNKISDIEIKKLFLIMEHDKKNEKNKIQFSLLKKIGKCSYNCIVPYSLIRDSFFN; encoded by the coding sequence ATGAAAACGAAAAAAAGGAAAGAATTTGTGTACTTTAATGAAAAAGCTTATGATATTCTTAAAAATTATTTATTTCATAAAGTTGATTCCGTTCAAAACATATTTATTCTCGTAGATGAAAAAACCAATAAACATTGTCTTCCTATTCTTCTTCAGAAGATAAATTTTTTGAAAAAATCTAATATTATTAAAATTAAATCAGGGGAAAAAGAAAAAAATATTTATACGTGTATTCAAATATGCAAACATTTAGAAAAATTTAAAGCAACTAGAAAAAGTTTGATCCTAAATTTAGGAGGAGGGGTGATAACAGATATTGGAGGATTTGTAGCTTCCATATTTAAACGGGGAATTCGTTTTATTAATATTCCTACGACTTTATTAGGAATGGTTGATGCTTCCATAGGATATAAAACGGGAGTAAATTTGAATTCTATAAAAAATGAAATAGGAACTTTTTCTATTCCAGAATTTTTAATCGTTGATACATATTTTTTAAAAACACTTCCAAATTCAGAAATTTTTTCTGGAATGGCAGAAATGTTTAAACATGGATTAATTGCCGATAAAAATTTTTGGAAACAAATGAATCAAGAAATACAAATAGATAATATTATTATTCATAATAATAATAAATGGGAAAAATTAATTCATAAATCTATATTAATTAAAAAAAAAATTGTAGATCAAGATCCTAAAGAAAAAGGATTAAGAAAAATTCTTAATTTTGGACACACTATTGGACATGCTTTAGAGAGTTATTTTATGAATATAAAAAAAAAAATCCTTCATGGAATTGCGGTAAGTATGGGAATAATTTATGAATCATGGATTTCATTAAAAATCAATGGATTATCTCTATACGATTATAAAGAAATCAAATCTACACTTACTGCATTATATCCAATACAAAATAAAATTTCTGATATAGAAATTAAAAAATTATTTCTAATTATGGAACATGATAAAAAAAATGAAAAAAATAAAATTCAATTTTCTTTATTAAAAAAAATAGGAAAGTGTTCATATAATTGTATAGTTCCATATTCCTTGATTAGAGATAGTTTTTTTAATTAA
- a CDS encoding ribose-phosphate diphosphokinase — MNQKVLFFSTRSGLKLSKNIAFFYGKFLGKVRFLEFSDGEYTPCFEQSVRGSKVFLIGSTFPPVDNLMELLLMCDTASRASAYNITLVIPYFGWARQDHKDKPRTPIAAKLIANLIVASGATRVMTMDLHADQIQGFFDIPVDHLYASRIFINYIKKLNIGQLTIASPDMGGAKRARSYAGYLGTDVVICYKERKKANEIEFMNLIGNVKNKNIILIDDMVDTAGTLTEAANLIKKQGAKSIRAIATHPILSGNSYEKIHQSEIEELVVTDTIPINQTKPHDKIQVLSCAPLFAEVMQSVHKDESISNKFII; from the coding sequence ATGAATCAAAAAGTTCTCTTCTTTTCTACAAGAAGTGGGTTAAAATTATCAAAAAATATAGCTTTTTTTTATGGAAAATTTCTTGGTAAAGTACGTTTTCTAGAATTTAGTGATGGAGAATATACTCCTTGTTTTGAACAATCAGTTCGTGGATCTAAAGTATTTTTGATTGGTTCTACTTTTCCTCCAGTAGATAATCTGATGGAATTATTATTAATGTGTGATACAGCTTCTAGAGCTTCAGCTTATAATATTACACTTGTAATTCCGTATTTTGGATGGGCTAGACAAGATCATAAAGATAAACCTAGAACTCCTATTGCCGCAAAACTAATAGCGAATCTTATAGTTGCTTCGGGTGCGACTAGAGTTATGACTATGGATTTACATGCAGATCAAATTCAAGGATTTTTTGACATTCCTGTAGATCATTTATATGCATCTAGAATATTTATTAATTATATTAAAAAATTAAATATAGGTCAATTGACTATTGCTTCTCCAGATATGGGAGGAGCAAAAAGAGCCAGAAGTTATGCAGGTTATTTAGGAACAGATGTAGTTATCTGTTATAAGGAAAGAAAAAAAGCAAACGAGATAGAATTTATGAATTTAATAGGAAATGTAAAGAATAAAAATATTATACTTATAGATGACATGGTAGATACAGCAGGAACTTTAACAGAAGCTGCTAATTTAATAAAAAAACAAGGTGCTAAAAGTATACGTGCTATAGCAACCCATCCTATTTTATCTGGTAATTCCTATGAAAAAATACATCAATCTGAAATAGAAGAATTAGTAGTTACAGATACGATTCCTATAAATCAAACGAAACCACATGATAAAATTCAAGTTTTGTCTTGTGCTCCACTTTTTGCAGAAGTAATGCAATCAGTACATAAAGACGAATCTATTAGTAATAAATTTATTATATGA